One genomic window of Parabacteroides pacaensis includes the following:
- a CDS encoding cation:proton antiporter domain-containing protein has translation MSNIPVLISDLAVILIAAGLVTLLFKWLKQPVVLGYIVAGLLAGPAVKSLPTVADPANIQIWADIGVIFLLFAMGLEFSFKKLMNVGGTAGIAAITIVVGMMTAGYVTGMLLGWTPMDSLFLGGMLSMSSTAIVYKAFEDMGLREQRFAGVVLGILVVEDLVGVVLMVLLSTFAVSKSVEGMEMMNSILKLGAFLLFWSVMGIFLIPTFLSKTRKLLNDETLLIVSLGLCLGMVLVATKSGFSSALGAFVMGSLLAETLEAEKIERIVKPVKNLFGAIFFVSVGMMIVPSMLVQYMVPILILTLLVLVGQVIFSSFGILLSGQPLKVAIQSGFSLTQVGEFAFIIASLGVTLKVTDDFLYPIVVAVSVITTFFTPYMIRLAEPAYNFLDKHLPASWKVFLDRYTSGSNTIRHKSAWNRLLKSLLRIVATYTVLSVFFIVIFFQYAAPFILEHIPGIRGAVLCLVIILTLISPFLRAIIMKKNHSREFQQLWKDNKYNRGPLVSLIVVRIMLCINIVMFIVARLFNVALGIGLAIAIAVVLIVVFSKRLKKHSILLERRFLRNLSEREIEQERQSPIKQRFVNSLLLRNLHMARFDVSQDSISVGKTLKELNFRQKYGISVVSIIRGEKRVNIPGGEERLFPFDKVIVVGTDRELEAFRENINEKNQQYKEKLEKNPKGDVIMEQFIIERGSNLISRTIYQSGIRDKAACLVIGIERGNESIMNPSPDTIFEEGDVVWIVGEKNKLVCLSEGKLIK, from the coding sequence ATGTCTAATATTCCTGTTTTGATCTCCGACCTGGCAGTGATATTAATTGCTGCCGGTTTGGTAACTTTGTTATTTAAGTGGCTTAAACAACCAGTTGTCCTAGGCTATATTGTTGCCGGTTTGCTAGCCGGTCCTGCCGTCAAATCACTTCCTACAGTTGCCGATCCTGCCAATATACAGATCTGGGCGGACATAGGGGTTATCTTTCTTCTTTTTGCTATGGGGCTTGAATTTAGTTTTAAAAAACTAATGAATGTAGGAGGTACGGCCGGTATTGCAGCTATTACTATTGTAGTAGGGATGATGACGGCCGGTTATGTAACGGGTATGTTGTTAGGGTGGACTCCTATGGACAGCCTTTTTCTAGGAGGCATGTTATCGATGTCATCAACAGCCATTGTTTATAAAGCCTTTGAAGATATGGGCTTGCGGGAACAACGTTTTGCCGGAGTCGTATTAGGAATATTAGTAGTAGAAGATTTGGTCGGGGTGGTTTTGATGGTACTACTTTCTACCTTTGCCGTAAGTAAATCGGTAGAAGGAATGGAGATGATGAACAGTATCCTGAAATTAGGAGCTTTCCTTTTATTCTGGTCTGTTATGGGAATATTTCTGATTCCTACCTTTTTAAGTAAAACCCGTAAATTGTTGAATGATGAAACTTTACTTATTGTCTCTTTAGGATTATGCCTGGGAATGGTGCTTGTTGCCACCAAGTCCGGCTTTTCTTCGGCTTTAGGAGCATTTGTCATGGGATCTCTGCTGGCAGAAACCTTGGAAGCGGAAAAAATAGAACGGATCGTAAAGCCAGTCAAGAATTTATTCGGAGCTATTTTCTTTGTGTCGGTAGGTATGATGATTGTTCCTTCCATGTTGGTACAATACATGGTTCCTATTTTAATACTTACCCTTCTTGTCCTTGTAGGACAAGTCATATTCAGTAGTTTTGGCATATTATTATCCGGCCAGCCGTTGAAGGTGGCTATTCAATCCGGCTTTTCTTTGACACAGGTCGGTGAATTTGCTTTCATTATTGCCTCTTTAGGGGTTACTTTAAAAGTAACGGATGATTTTTTATATCCTATCGTTGTAGCTGTTTCAGTAATCACTACTTTTTTTACCCCTTATATGATCCGGTTGGCGGAACCGGCCTACAACTTCTTGGATAAGCATTTGCCGGCTTCCTGGAAAGTTTTTCTTGATCGGTATACTTCCGGATCGAATACGATTCGTCATAAAAGTGCGTGGAATCGCCTTTTAAAGTCGCTACTACGCATCGTTGCTACCTATACTGTTTTGTCGGTTTTCTTTATTGTGATCTTTTTTCAATATGCAGCACCTTTCATCTTGGAACACATTCCGGGAATAAGAGGTGCGGTACTTTGTTTGGTGATTATTCTTACGTTGATATCTCCCTTTTTACGGGCTATCATTATGAAAAAGAATCATTCGCGGGAGTTCCAGCAATTATGGAAGGACAATAAATATAACCGGGGTCCTTTGGTTTCTTTGATCGTGGTACGTATTATGTTATGTATCAATATCGTCATGTTCATTGTAGCCAGGTTATTCAATGTAGCTTTAGGAATAGGGTTGGCCATTGCTATAGCCGTAGTTTTAATAGTCGTTTTTTCAAAGCGGTTAAAGAAACATTCTATTTTGCTGGAACGTCGTTTTTTACGTAACTTGAGTGAAAGAGAGATTGAACAGGAACGGCAATCACCCATTAAACAACGGTTTGTCAATAGTTTGTTGTTACGGAATTTGCATATGGCCAGATTCGATGTTTCGCAGGATTCTATATCGGTAGGAAAGACTTTGAAGGAATTAAATTTCCGTCAGAAGTATGGTATTAGTGTGGTTTCTATTATTCGTGGTGAAAAGCGGGTAAATATTCCGGGCGGAGAGGAACGTTTATTCCCTTTTGATAAAGTTATTGTAGTGGGAACAGACAGGGAACTGGAAGCCTTTCGTGAAAATATAAACGAGAAGAACCAGCAATATAAAGAGAAATTGGAGAAGAATCCGAAAGGAGATGTCATTATGGAGCAATTCATTATAGAGAGAGGTTCGAATTTAATCAGCCGTACTATTTATCAGTCGGGTATACGAGACAAAGCAGCTTGCTTAGTCATAGGTATTGAAAGAGGAAACGAATCGATAATGAATCCTTCGCCGGATACTATTTTTGAAGAAGGGGATGTCGTTTGGATTGTAGGAGAGAAGAATAAACTGGTATGTCTTTCGGAAGGAAAATTGATTAAATAA
- a CDS encoding saccharopine dehydrogenase family protein translates to MGKVLIIGAGGVGTVVVNKVAQNSDVFTEIMLASRTKSKCDAIAASLPHANIKTAQVDADNVNELIALFNDFKPEIVINVALPYQDLTIMDACLATGVNYLDTANYEPKEEAKYEYSWQWAYQDRFREAGLTAILGCGFDPGVTSVYTAYAAKHHFDEIQYLDIVDCNAGDHHKAFATNFNPEINIREVTQKGKYWENGQWVWTEPHEIHKPLTYPRIGPKESYLIYHEELESLVKNYPSLKRARFWMTFGQEYLTHLRVIQNIGMARIDPILYNGVEIVPIQFLKAVLPNPGDLGANYTGETSIGCRIRGIKEGKERTYYVYNNCSHEAAYKETGAQGVSYTTGVPATIGAMMFMKRIWRKPGVFNVEEFDPDPFMEELNKQGLPWEEKFDIDLEL, encoded by the coding sequence ATGGGAAAAGTACTAATTATTGGTGCAGGTGGCGTAGGAACCGTTGTGGTGAACAAGGTTGCCCAAAACTCAGACGTATTTACCGAAATCATGTTAGCAAGCCGGACTAAATCCAAATGCGATGCAATTGCAGCTTCTCTTCCGCATGCCAACATCAAAACAGCACAGGTGGATGCTGATAACGTAAACGAACTGATTGCCTTGTTCAATGATTTCAAACCTGAAATTGTGATCAATGTGGCTCTGCCTTATCAAGACCTCACCATTATGGATGCTTGTCTGGCTACCGGCGTAAATTATCTGGATACGGCAAATTACGAACCGAAAGAAGAAGCCAAATATGAATATAGTTGGCAATGGGCTTACCAGGACCGTTTCCGGGAAGCTGGCCTGACGGCTATCTTGGGTTGTGGCTTTGATCCGGGGGTGACCAGTGTATATACCGCTTATGCGGCAAAACATCATTTTGACGAAATCCAATATCTGGATATTGTGGATTGTAATGCCGGAGATCATCACAAAGCATTCGCTACCAACTTCAATCCCGAAATCAATATTCGCGAAGTAACTCAGAAAGGTAAGTATTGGGAAAACGGACAGTGGGTATGGACAGAACCTCACGAAATTCATAAGCCGCTTACTTATCCGCGTATCGGACCCAAAGAGTCTTATCTTATTTATCACGAAGAATTGGAAAGCCTGGTTAAAAATTACCCTTCGTTGAAACGTGCCCGCTTCTGGATGACTTTCGGACAGGAATATCTTACGCACCTTCGCGTAATACAAAATATAGGCATGGCTCGCATCGATCCGATTCTATATAACGGAGTAGAAATTGTACCCATCCAATTCTTAAAAGCAGTTCTCCCCAATCCGGGCGACCTAGGTGCGAACTATACAGGAGAAACTTCCATCGGTTGCCGTATCCGGGGTATCAAAGAAGGAAAAGAACGTACTTATTATGTATATAATAATTGTAGTCACGAAGCCGCTTATAAGGAAACAGGGGCACAAGGTGTAAGCTACACAACGGGGGTACCTGCTACGATCGGGGCGATGATGTTTATGAAAAGAATCTGGCGGAAACCGGGTGTATTCAACGTGGAAGAGTTCGACCCGGATCCTTTTATGGAGGAATTAAATAAACAAGGGCTTCCGTGGGAAGAGAAATTCGATATCGATTTAGAACTTTAG
- the recA gene encoding recombinase RecA, with product MAEKDTQIEFDNLDEMPDEVTNDVFADEFPDEFADEQPVKEKASSKSTAKASTKAATKAAEKAAEKEANAANDKLKALRAAMDKIEKSYGKGSIMKLGEEKIENVPVIPTGSIGLNAALGVGGYPKGRIIEIYGPESSGKTTLAIHAIAETQKAGGIAAIIDAEHAFDRFYAASLGVDVDNLYISQPDTGEQALEIAEQLIRSSAIDLVVIDSVAALTPKQEIEGDMGDNKVGLQARLMSQALRKLTAVISKTNTTCIFINQLREKIGVMFGSPETTTGGNALKFYASVRLDIRKSTAIKDGDDVKGNLTRVKVVKNKVAPPFRKAEFDIMFGEGISRVGEIIDLGTELNIVKKSGSWYSYNDTKLGQGREAAKDCLRDNPELAEELEKQIFEALKK from the coding sequence ATGGCAGAAAAAGACACTCAAATAGAGTTTGACAATCTGGACGAAATGCCGGATGAAGTAACCAACGATGTATTTGCCGACGAGTTTCCGGATGAATTTGCCGACGAACAACCCGTTAAAGAAAAAGCATCGTCTAAATCTACCGCTAAAGCCTCAACTAAAGCTGCTACCAAAGCAGCAGAGAAGGCCGCAGAGAAAGAAGCAAATGCAGCAAACGATAAGCTGAAAGCACTTCGTGCAGCCATGGATAAAATTGAAAAAAGCTATGGCAAAGGTTCTATCATGAAGCTGGGCGAAGAGAAGATCGAGAACGTTCCTGTTATTCCGACGGGTTCTATCGGCCTGAATGCTGCTTTAGGCGTAGGAGGATATCCCAAAGGCCGTATTATTGAAATTTATGGCCCGGAATCGTCCGGTAAGACAACGTTAGCGATTCATGCAATTGCCGAGACACAAAAAGCTGGGGGTATTGCTGCCATCATCGATGCCGAACATGCTTTCGACCGTTTCTATGCTGCCAGTCTGGGTGTAGATGTGGATAATCTTTATATCTCTCAACCGGATACGGGGGAACAGGCTTTGGAAATAGCAGAACAATTAATCCGTTCGTCAGCTATAGACTTGGTAGTGATTGACTCCGTTGCCGCGTTGACTCCGAAACAGGAAATCGAAGGAGATATGGGAGATAACAAAGTAGGGTTACAAGCACGGTTAATGTCGCAAGCTCTCCGTAAACTTACGGCTGTTATCAGTAAAACCAATACAACTTGTATCTTTATCAACCAGTTGCGTGAAAAGATCGGGGTTATGTTTGGTAGCCCGGAAACAACAACCGGTGGTAATGCGTTAAAGTTCTATGCTTCCGTACGTCTCGATATCCGTAAAAGCACGGCGATCAAGGACGGCGATGATGTAAAAGGTAACCTTACGCGCGTTAAGGTAGTAAAGAATAAAGTTGCGCCTCCTTTCCGGAAAGCTGAATTTGATATTATGTTCGGCGAAGGTATTTCCCGTGTCGGTGAAATTATTGACTTGGGAACAGAGTTGAACATCGTAAAGAAGAGCGGTTCCTGGTATAGTTACAACGATACGAAATTAGGCCAAGGACGTGAAGCTGCAAAAGACTGCTTACGGGATAACCCGGAGTTGGCGGAAGAGTTGGAAAAACAAATCTTCGAAGCTTTAAAGAAGTAA
- the bcp gene encoding thioredoxin-dependent thiol peroxidase, giving the protein MQVGDKAPEILGKNQKGEEIKLSDFRGKKLVLYFYPKDNTSGCTAQACSLRDGYENLQAAGYEVIGVSKDSAKSHQGFITKQDLPFQLIADTDTALNQQFGVWVEKKMYGRSYMGTARTTFIINEEGIIEKIIGPKEVNTKDHANQILNK; this is encoded by the coding sequence ATGCAAGTAGGTGACAAAGCTCCTGAAATATTAGGAAAGAATCAAAAGGGAGAAGAAATAAAACTAAGTGATTTCCGTGGAAAGAAACTGGTTCTTTATTTCTATCCGAAAGACAATACGTCCGGCTGTACGGCCCAGGCATGCAGTCTTCGCGACGGATATGAGAATTTACAAGCTGCGGGTTACGAAGTAATAGGGGTAAGTAAAGATAGTGCTAAATCTCATCAGGGATTTATTACTAAGCAAGATCTCCCGTTTCAGTTAATCGCAGACACAGATACGGCCCTAAACCAACAATTTGGCGTATGGGTAGAGAAAAAGATGTACGGACGTTCATACATGGGCACGGCCCGTACCACCTTTATCATTAACGAAGAAGGCATAATCGAAAAGATTATCGGCCCCAAGGAGGTGAATACAAAAGACCATGCTAATCAAATACTTAATAAATAA
- a CDS encoding AlbA family DNA-binding domain-containing protein, translating to MKKIHPIEELIAQGEHQQLDFKFEVSDSKKIARTLSAFANTDGGRLLIGVKDNGSISGIRSEEEYYMIEAASEMYCKPQVPFEATRWDIKGKTVLEVYISPSTQKPHLAPDKDNNYKAYIRVADENILANEVLVLAWQKKYNPKGTLLKVSKPVERLLHYLDSHPYINLTQFCRIAHINYYTAKNIISDLLALDTLKYSLHNKRIVYTRST from the coding sequence ATGAAAAAGATACATCCTATCGAGGAATTAATAGCACAGGGGGAGCATCAACAACTTGATTTCAAATTCGAAGTAAGCGATAGCAAAAAGATTGCCCGGACATTAAGTGCTTTTGCTAACACGGATGGAGGACGGTTGTTAATCGGTGTAAAAGATAATGGCAGTATTTCGGGTATCCGGAGCGAAGAAGAATATTACATGATTGAAGCCGCCTCGGAAATGTACTGCAAGCCTCAAGTACCTTTCGAGGCTACCCGTTGGGATATAAAAGGAAAAACCGTACTGGAAGTTTACATTTCCCCCAGTACGCAAAAACCCCATCTGGCCCCGGATAAAGATAATAACTATAAAGCGTATATCCGGGTAGCTGATGAGAATATATTAGCCAATGAGGTACTTGTACTCGCCTGGCAAAAGAAATATAATCCGAAAGGTACTTTATTAAAAGTAAGCAAGCCGGTAGAGAGACTTCTTCATTATCTCGACTCCCATCCTTATATCAATTTAACCCAATTCTGCCGGATAGCTCATATCAATTACTATACGGCAAAGAATATTATCAGCGACTTGCTTGCTTTGGATACCTTAAAATATAGCCTTCATAATAAACGGATCGTTTATACCCGTTCTACATAA
- the dinB gene encoding DNA polymerase IV, producing the protein MEEEKPKTRKIIHIDMDAFYASIEQRDHPEYRGRPLAVGRSEERGVVAAASYEARRFGVRSAMPSVRAKKLCPHLIFVPSRISFYKSVSAQIHAIFHEYTDVIEPISLDEAFLDVTENKPQIELAVQIAREIKQKIRERLGLVASAGISYNKFLAKIASDYRKPDGLCTIHPSQADRFISELPIESFWGVGKVTAQKFHSLGIHTGKELKEYSLEYLIHHFGKVGILYYKFARGIDPRPVEAERIRKSVGCETTFERDLTDLGDIMDEINELTEELLRRISRHSFQGNTLTLKIKFIDFVQKTRSITVDHKLFRSDEILSLTRKMLEEPELTGQPIRLLGLTLSHPPEYLTDTPDGQLWIPFKEL; encoded by the coding sequence ATGGAGGAAGAAAAACCGAAAACACGTAAGATTATTCACATCGATATGGATGCTTTTTATGCTTCCATCGAGCAACGGGACCATCCGGAGTATAGAGGCAGACCTCTTGCTGTAGGACGTTCGGAAGAGCGCGGGGTAGTAGCGGCAGCTAGTTATGAAGCGCGTCGTTTCGGGGTTCGTTCTGCCATGCCATCGGTAAGAGCAAAGAAATTATGTCCGCATTTAATCTTTGTCCCTTCTCGGATTAGTTTTTATAAGTCGGTTTCGGCCCAAATACATGCCATTTTTCACGAATACACGGATGTAATAGAACCTATTTCCCTGGATGAAGCGTTTCTGGATGTAACGGAAAACAAGCCGCAGATAGAATTAGCGGTCCAAATTGCAAGGGAGATTAAGCAGAAGATACGGGAAAGGTTGGGATTGGTGGCTTCCGCCGGTATTTCTTATAATAAGTTTTTGGCAAAGATTGCTTCGGATTATCGCAAACCGGATGGGCTTTGTACGATTCACCCGTCACAGGCGGACCGGTTTATTTCCGAGTTGCCGATAGAGTCGTTCTGGGGAGTGGGAAAGGTGACGGCGCAGAAATTCCATTCGCTCGGTATTCATACGGGAAAAGAGTTGAAAGAGTATTCGTTGGAGTATTTAATACATCATTTCGGAAAGGTGGGTATCTTGTATTATAAGTTTGCCAGGGGGATAGATCCGCGGCCGGTGGAAGCGGAACGAATACGAAAGTCCGTAGGGTGCGAAACTACATTTGAACGGGATTTAACGGATTTGGGTGATATCATGGACGAGATCAATGAATTGACGGAAGAATTGCTCCGGCGGATAAGCCGGCATTCTTTTCAGGGAAACACGCTTACTTTAAAGATTAAGTTTATCGATTTTGTCCAGAAGACGCGCAGCATTACGGTTGATCATAAGTTGTTCCGTTCGGATGAGATTCTTTCATTGACCCGAAAGATGTTGGAAGAGCCGGAATTAACCGGACAACCTATCCGGCTGCTCGGCCTTACCCTATCTCATCCGCCCGAATATCTTACCGATACTCCGGACGGACAGTTATGGATTCCTTTCAAAGAGCTTTAA
- a CDS encoding NfeD family protein — protein MRYFLLSVLLGVLMPVFTFAEEESKEKIVYEINVNREIDNTSRLYLSEGLKKASALHADAVLLHLNTYGGLLDAADSMRTAILYSPIPVYAFIDNNAASAGALISIACKKIYMRKGANIGAATVVNQTGAALPDKYQSYMRSLIRSTAEAQGRDTIIQGNDTVYKWKRDPRIAEAMVDDRIIVPNLVDSGKVLTLTANEAVKWGYCDGIAESTDQVITEYLGYKDYKVITYEPSWYENLKGFLMNPVLQGILIMLIIGGIYFEMQSPGLGFPSVVAIAAAVLYFAPLYLDGFAEHWEILIFVAGLVLLAIEIFVIPGFGVTGIAGILCILAGLTLSLVNNHNFDFQPVSTKDFTRALMTVVCGIAAGFLFMLWLSSRIGERGLLRKVALKADLSKSVSMAYDLSRIVGEEGEAATVLRPSGKIFIHGELYDGVSESGFIERGEKIRVIRFENSQFYVERV, from the coding sequence ATGAGGTACTTTTTATTGTCCGTTTTATTAGGGGTATTGATGCCTGTTTTTACTTTCGCCGAAGAAGAAAGTAAAGAGAAGATTGTATACGAAATAAATGTTAATCGAGAAATCGATAATACAAGCCGTTTATATTTAAGCGAGGGGTTAAAAAAAGCGTCGGCTTTGCATGCCGATGCTGTATTGCTTCATCTGAATACATATGGAGGGTTGTTAGATGCTGCCGATTCTATGCGTACAGCTATTTTGTACAGTCCGATACCGGTGTATGCATTTATAGACAACAATGCTGCTTCCGCCGGGGCTTTAATCTCTATTGCTTGTAAGAAAATTTATATGCGTAAAGGTGCAAATATCGGGGCTGCTACGGTAGTAAATCAAACGGGAGCCGCTTTGCCTGATAAATACCAGTCCTATATGCGATCTTTAATTCGTTCGACAGCTGAAGCGCAAGGACGCGATACCATTATTCAGGGGAATGATACCGTTTATAAATGGAAACGTGATCCCAGAATTGCGGAGGCGATGGTAGACGACCGGATCATAGTTCCTAATTTAGTAGATTCGGGGAAAGTATTAACGCTTACGGCAAACGAAGCCGTGAAGTGGGGGTATTGTGATGGTATTGCAGAGTCTACCGATCAGGTGATTACCGAATATTTAGGGTATAAAGATTATAAAGTAATTACTTATGAGCCTTCTTGGTATGAAAACCTCAAAGGTTTCTTGATGAATCCGGTTTTACAAGGAATCCTGATTATGTTGATTATAGGAGGAATATATTTTGAAATGCAGTCGCCCGGCTTGGGGTTTCCTTCGGTAGTAGCTATTGCTGCGGCTGTCCTTTATTTTGCACCCTTATATTTAGATGGTTTTGCCGAACATTGGGAAATACTGATTTTTGTTGCCGGTTTAGTTTTGTTAGCTATCGAGATCTTTGTGATACCGGGTTTCGGGGTTACCGGAATAGCTGGAATTTTATGTATATTGGCAGGTTTGACATTAAGTTTGGTGAATAATCATAATTTTGATTTCCAACCTGTTTCTACCAAGGATTTTACACGTGCTTTAATGACTGTGGTATGTGGTATTGCCGCAGGCTTTTTATTCATGCTTTGGTTGTCAAGCAGGATAGGAGAACGAGGGCTTTTAAGAAAAGTAGCTTTAAAGGCTGATTTGTCTAAATCTGTCAGTATGGCTTATGATTTATCCCGGATAGTAGGGGAAGAAGGGGAAGCTGCTACGGTTTTGCGTCCGTCCGGAAAAATATTCATTCATGGCGAATTATACGATGGAGTTTCCGAATCAGGATTTATAGAACGGGGCGAGAAGATACGTGTAATCCGTTTTGAGAATAGCCAGTTTTATGTAGAACGGGTATAA
- a CDS encoding BRO-N domain-containing protein: protein MTKKDAIKIFEEKKIRTVWDDETEEWYFSIVDVVTVLTDSIDGRKYWNKLKQRLKAEGSELVTDCHQLKMPAADGKYYKTDVATTEQLFRLIQSIPSPKAEPFKLWMAQVAKERLDMLQDPELSIYQAMEDYKRLGYSDNWINQRLKSIEIRKELTDEWKRGGLQEGIQFATLTDIIYQTWAGKTAKEYKQFKGLKKENLRDNMTNKELVLNMLAELSTKEISTVRNPETFNEHIDIAKQGGTVAKNARMELEEKTGQPVVSPLNARNTLRVNPPSEED from the coding sequence ATGACTAAAAAAGATGCAATCAAAATCTTTGAAGAAAAGAAAATCAGAACCGTCTGGGATGATGAAACGGAAGAGTGGTATTTCTCTATTGTAGATGTTGTTACTGTGCTTACTGATAGCATAGACGGCAGGAAATACTGGAACAAGCTAAAACAAAGGCTTAAAGCAGAGGGGAGTGAGTTGGTGACAGATTGTCACCAACTGAAAATGCCGGCAGCCGATGGCAAATATTACAAAACCGATGTTGCCACCACCGAACAACTTTTTCGTCTCATCCAATCTATCCCCTCTCCTAAAGCCGAACCCTTCAAACTATGGATGGCACAGGTAGCTAAGGAACGCCTAGATATGCTTCAGGACCCGGAACTATCCATCTATCAAGCAATGGAAGACTATAAACGTCTCGGTTATTCCGACAATTGGATTAACCAGCGTTTAAAAAGCATCGAGATAAGAAAAGAGTTGACTGACGAGTGGAAAAGAGGAGGTCTGCAGGAAGGCATACAGTTTGCTACTTTAACAGACATTATCTATCAGACCTGGGCAGGTAAAACAGCCAAAGAATACAAACAGTTCAAAGGCTTGAAAAAAGAAAACCTCCGGGATAATATGACGAATAAAGAACTCGTCCTCAATATGCTGGCAGAACTTTCTACTAAAGAAATATCCACAGTCCGTAATCCGGAAACATTTAACGAACACATCGACATTGCTAAACAAGGAGGAACGGTAGCTAAAAATGCCAGGATGGAACTGGAAGAGAAAACCGGCCAGCCGGTAGTTTCTCCGCTCAATGCACGCAATACGTTACGTGTGAACCCACCATCAGAGGAAGATTAA
- the kdsB gene encoding 3-deoxy-manno-octulosonate cytidylyltransferase codes for MKFIGIIPARYASSRFPGKPLADIGGMSMIQRVYTQVKDVLDEVCVATDDIRIVEAVESFGGKVVMTSDQHRSGTDRCYEAYTKIGAGYDVVVNIQGDEPFIRPEQIEILKACFSEETTQIATLVKPFLATDDFEKDLFNPNSPKVVLNKYNEAMYFSRSVIPYLRGKNYKEWLSCHTYYKHIGLYAYRAETLKEITCLPQSPLELVESLEQLRWLENGYKIKVGITHQETVGIDTPDDLEKAIRLLKEMQE; via the coding sequence ATGAAATTTATAGGAATAATCCCTGCCCGGTATGCTTCTTCCCGTTTTCCAGGCAAACCTTTGGCAGATATCGGAGGGATGAGTATGATTCAACGAGTTTATACTCAGGTAAAAGATGTTTTAGACGAGGTATGTGTAGCAACGGATGATATACGTATTGTGGAAGCTGTAGAATCTTTCGGGGGTAAGGTGGTTATGACTTCCGATCAGCATCGTAGCGGGACGGATCGTTGTTACGAAGCTTATACGAAAATAGGGGCAGGTTACGATGTGGTGGTTAATATTCAAGGTGACGAACCATTTATCCGTCCAGAACAAATAGAAATATTAAAGGCTTGTTTTTCAGAAGAGACTACACAAATTGCTACGTTAGTGAAACCGTTTCTGGCAACAGATGATTTTGAAAAGGATTTGTTTAATCCCAATTCTCCGAAAGTGGTTCTGAATAAGTATAATGAAGCGATGTATTTCAGCCGTTCGGTTATCCCTTATCTACGGGGAAAGAATTATAAAGAATGGCTTTCCTGCCATACTTATTATAAACATATCGGTTTGTATGCTTACCGTGCGGAAACGTTGAAAGAAATTACCTGTTTACCGCAATCTCCTTTGGAATTGGTAGAATCGTTGGAACAGCTTCGCTGGTTGGAAAACGGTTATAAGATAAAAGTAGGGATTACGCACCAAGAAACAGTAGGAATAGATACGCCTGATGATTTGGAAAAGGCTATTCGCCTATTGAAAGAAATGCAAGAATAG